One window of the Colletotrichum destructivum chromosome 6, complete sequence genome contains the following:
- a CDS encoding Putative cytochrome P450, producing the protein MASYQINSSDYLALRFYIGVVFLFCVGIFGSFIVKVLYNVFLHPLRKFPGPLLARSSRLYYSYHRSTGNLELITKELHEKYGDVVRLAPDELSFINGTSWDDIYGLKSKKRPGARLDKEPFFYMGAIAPNGEKNLGASSNADHSRIRGVLSHAFSEKALYAQETVLMHHIHHLVRRIRQLRGTPTDAVRWLHHCTYDIISDLALGVSSGALDCDDWSPQAHLIFEGIKEGIAVVEMLRFMPYRFQMMRLLMWAFGRSRRLAFEAAVDKARMRMATGNYERPDFMSYILEANDTAKALTPAEITANVALLLDVGSETTASLLAGCLFYLSKNPDLLRRLTTTIREEVASSNEMDSKKLGRLPFLQAVLNESLRVYPPVAGATPRVTPPSGCMVNGHFVPGNTIVAINQYATNTAKVNFKDALEFAPQRWLDEERFQDDNPTAFQPFSHGARNCLGRNLAWAEMRLILAHLLWNFDLELHPSSQQWNQQKTWFIWDKPDLMMVFNERAGK; encoded by the exons ATGGCCTCATACCAGATCAATAGTAGCGACTACTTGGCTCTCCGGTTCTATATTGGCGTCGTGTTTCTGTTTTGTGTGGGC ATATTTGGAAGTTTTATCGTCAAAGTGTTGTACAATGTCTTTTTGCATCCCCTGAGAAAGTTCCCCGGCCCTCTCTTGGCGAGATCCTCTCGTCTGTATTATTCTTATCATCGCAGCACCGGGAACCTCGAATTGATCACCAAAGAGCTGCACGAAAAATACGGCGATGTTGTTCGACTTGCCCCCGACGAAT TAAGTTTCATCAACGGCACATCGTGGGATGACATCTACGGATTAAAGTCCAAGAAGCGTCCTGGGGCGCGCTTAGACAAAGAGCCGTTCTTCTACATGGGAGCCATCGCTCCGAACGGAGAGAAAAACCTAGGGGCCTCTTCGAACGCAGACCATTCCCGTATCCGTGGAGTTTTGTCGCATGCTTTCTCGGAAAAGGCTTTATATGCCCAGGAGACCGTGCTAATGCATCATATCCATCATTTGGTGCGAAGAATCCGCCAGCTTCGTGGAACACCCACTGATGCTGTGCGCTGGCTTCACCATTGCACGTACGACATCATCTCGgaccttgccctcggcgtcagCTCGGGTGCACTTGATTGCGACGACTGGAGCCCACAAGCCCATCTGATATTTGAAGGTATCAAAGAGGGCATTGCGGTCGTAGAGATGCTGCGCTTCATGCCGTACAGGTTTCAAATGATGCGTCTGCTAATGTGGGCATTTGGGCGCTCACGACGTCTGGCGTTTGAAGCTGCCGTCGACAAGGCACGGATGCGCATGGCGACTGGGAACTACGAAAGGCCTGATTTCATGTCGTATATCTTGGAGGCCAACGACACTGCAAAGGCACTGACGCCGGCCGAGATCACCGCGAACgtggccctcctcctcgatgtcgGATCAgagacgacggcgtcacTTCTTGCCGGTTGTCTATTCTACCTGTCCAAGAACCCAGACCTCTTGCGGAGGCTCACAACGACTATTCGGGAAGAAGTCGCCTCATCAAACGAGATGGATAGCAAAAAGCTAGGCAGGCTGCCGTTTCTCCAAGCTGTGCTCAACGAGTCCCTTCGGGTATACCCGCCCGTCGCAGGGGCTACGCCTCGTGTCACACCACCTTCTGGGTGTATGG TCAATGGGCATTTCGTTCCTGGAAACACAATTGTTGCTATCAACCAGTATGCTACAAACACGGCCAAAGTAAACTTCAAAGACGCTCTTGAATTTGCACCTCAGCGATGGTTAGACGAAGAAAGGTTCCAAGACGACAACCCGACTGCATTTCAACCTTTTTCTCATGGTGCAAGGAACTGTCTAGGTCGAAA CCTGGCTTGGGCTGAGATGCGGCTTATCTTGGCACACTTGCTATGGAACTTTGATTTGGAATTACATCCATCTTCTCAGCAGTGGAACCAGCAGAAAACTTGGTTTATTTGGGACAAGCCAGACTTGATGATGGTCTTCAATGAGCGCGCGGGCAAATGA